A stretch of Geomonas oryzisoli DNA encodes these proteins:
- a CDS encoding heavy metal sensor histidine kinase: MAHNLAVLYIISILVGFTLCASLLYFKLVQHINDSGAEQLQAEITSVRALLSTPAGLNAIKQMMAAEARGEDATTNCILMRVVDREGEVIVDCPNLRGTVPDSAFPPAGDTRARKYQGRAGDFLLRTAKLSDPVSEARGWRLLIGLDLAEHNKLINVYRTYLVLFGLGAFLFAIPSSYVVVRRGLKPLDDFCNSIKNITGSRLSTRLEAESFPTEMHPVVDAVNAMMVRLESSFQRLSHYSGNLAHELRTPINNMMLEAEIALSQERTPQEYQEIISSSLTEYERLAAVIDKLLFLARADNEKNDLMFERLDAGAEVEEVVDYFSEEAGAAGISLVSYVEASFWGDRTLFRRALSNLISNALTYTPAGGEVTIFSSEGSNGEVEISVADTGCGIYSEHLPFLFDRFYRVKSGSQHRGTGLGLAIVKAIMEMHNGDASAWSRPGHGTTVTLHFPPHPSLQAPPDERE; encoded by the coding sequence ATGGCCCATAACCTGGCCGTGCTGTACATCATCTCCATCCTCGTCGGCTTCACGCTATGCGCATCCCTTCTGTACTTCAAACTGGTCCAGCACATCAACGATTCCGGCGCCGAGCAGCTGCAGGCTGAGATCACATCGGTGCGCGCCCTGCTGTCCACCCCTGCCGGCCTCAACGCCATCAAGCAGATGATGGCCGCGGAAGCACGGGGCGAAGACGCCACCACCAACTGCATCCTGATGCGCGTGGTGGACCGTGAAGGGGAGGTCATCGTCGACTGTCCCAACTTGAGGGGAACCGTCCCCGACTCCGCCTTCCCCCCTGCCGGCGATACCAGGGCCAGAAAGTACCAGGGCCGCGCCGGCGACTTCCTGCTGAGGACCGCCAAGCTCTCCGATCCGGTCTCCGAGGCTCGCGGTTGGCGCCTGCTCATCGGGCTGGACCTGGCCGAGCACAACAAACTGATCAACGTCTACCGGACCTATCTCGTTCTCTTCGGCCTGGGTGCCTTCCTGTTCGCCATTCCCAGTTCCTACGTCGTGGTAAGACGGGGGCTCAAGCCCCTGGATGATTTCTGCAACTCGATCAAGAACATCACCGGTAGCCGGCTCAGCACCAGGCTCGAAGCAGAAAGTTTCCCGACCGAGATGCATCCCGTAGTCGATGCAGTGAATGCCATGATGGTCCGCCTGGAGAGCTCCTTCCAGAGGCTGTCGCATTACTCGGGCAACCTCGCCCACGAGCTGCGCACGCCGATCAACAACATGATGCTGGAAGCGGAGATCGCCCTCTCCCAGGAAAGGACCCCGCAGGAGTACCAGGAGATCATCTCCTCCAGCCTCACGGAGTACGAACGGCTGGCGGCGGTGATCGACAAGCTCCTCTTTTTGGCCCGTGCCGACAACGAGAAAAACGACCTGATGTTCGAAAGACTGGACGCGGGGGCCGAGGTCGAGGAGGTGGTGGACTACTTCTCCGAAGAGGCCGGCGCTGCCGGCATTTCACTGGTCAGCTACGTCGAAGCGTCCTTCTGGGGGGACCGGACCCTGTTCCGCCGAGCTCTCAGCAACCTGATCAGCAACGCCCTTACCTACACTCCGGCCGGAGGTGAAGTGACCATCTTCTCGTCCGAGGGAAGTAACGGCGAGGTCGAGATAAGCGTTGCGGATACCGGCTGCGGTATCTACTCCGAGCACCTGCCTTTTCTTTTCGACCGGTTCTACCGGGTCAAATCCGGCTCGCAGCACAGAGGCACCGGCCTCGGCCTTGCCATCGTGAAGGCCATTATGGAGATGCACAACGGCGACGCTTCCGCATGGAGCCGTCCCGGGCACGGAACCACCGTGACACTGCACTTCCCGCCGCATCCGTCGTTACAGGCGCCACCCGACGAGAGGGAGTGA
- a CDS encoding B12-binding domain-containing radical SAM protein, which yields MSIKRVALVTPPYHSGVVESAGTWLNVGFVYIAGSLRAAGYEVDYYDAMSLWHKWPEIEERLRAFAPDVVATTSFTASIAHALELTALAKKINPQVVTVHGNVHATFCYDEILKAEHDTVDFVVRGEGEVTLVKLLDCLNAGGDPATVPGLSFWRDGAVVATPKAAPIADLDSLPMAWDLVEWPIYRYRAKNNARLAIVSSSRGCMEKCSFCSQQLFWERSWRARSAENFVAELELLRDSYGVEVAMLSDEIPTFDRERWVRILDLMIERKVGVKLLMETRVDDILRDADIMDKYREAGVEHIYVGVEAGDQETLDLFNKNTKVEQSKAAIDIINNADIVSETSFVLGMPDDTPESIAKTIELAKHYNPDMAFFLAIAPWPYAELYPELEPYVATTDFRKYNLVEPVIKPKNMTLEELERELGRASQKFFMHKFQNLHQLSPWKQEFMLAVFDILINNSYLAGQMRAMMKQGGQMPPEVQALVKSVKGMQRAQDDAQSHPHTFAPIP from the coding sequence ATGAGCATTAAAAGAGTTGCCCTGGTCACGCCGCCGTACCACTCCGGTGTCGTCGAGTCGGCCGGGACCTGGCTCAACGTCGGCTTCGTCTACATCGCCGGGTCGCTGCGTGCCGCGGGGTACGAGGTCGATTACTACGACGCCATGAGCCTGTGGCACAAGTGGCCGGAGATCGAGGAGCGCCTGCGCGCCTTCGCACCCGACGTGGTCGCCACCACCTCCTTCACCGCTTCCATCGCGCACGCGCTGGAGTTGACCGCGCTGGCGAAAAAGATCAACCCGCAGGTGGTCACCGTGCACGGCAACGTCCACGCCACCTTCTGTTACGACGAGATCCTGAAGGCGGAGCACGACACGGTCGACTTCGTGGTGCGCGGCGAGGGGGAGGTCACCCTGGTCAAGCTGCTCGACTGCCTGAATGCCGGCGGCGACCCCGCCACCGTGCCCGGGCTTTCCTTCTGGCGCGACGGCGCCGTGGTCGCGACGCCGAAGGCCGCCCCCATCGCCGACCTCGACTCGCTCCCCATGGCCTGGGACCTGGTGGAGTGGCCCATCTACCGCTACCGCGCCAAGAACAATGCGCGTCTGGCGATCGTCTCCTCCTCGCGCGGCTGCATGGAGAAGTGCTCGTTCTGCTCGCAGCAGCTCTTTTGGGAGCGCTCCTGGCGCGCGAGGAGTGCCGAGAACTTCGTGGCGGAACTGGAGCTTCTCCGCGACAGCTACGGCGTCGAGGTCGCCATGCTCTCCGACGAGATCCCGACGTTCGACCGCGAGCGCTGGGTGCGCATCCTCGACCTGATGATCGAACGCAAGGTCGGCGTGAAGCTCCTCATGGAGACCCGCGTCGACGACATCCTGCGCGACGCGGACATCATGGATAAGTACCGCGAGGCGGGCGTGGAGCACATCTACGTCGGTGTGGAAGCGGGGGACCAGGAAACCCTGGACCTCTTCAACAAGAACACCAAGGTGGAGCAGTCCAAGGCGGCCATCGACATCATCAACAACGCAGACATCGTGTCGGAGACCTCCTTCGTGCTGGGGATGCCGGACGACACCCCCGAGAGCATCGCGAAGACCATCGAGCTCGCCAAGCACTACAACCCGGACATGGCCTTCTTCCTCGCCATCGCACCGTGGCCCTACGCCGAGCTCTACCCCGAGCTGGAGCCGTACGTGGCGACCACGGACTTCCGCAAGTACAACCTGGTGGAACCGGTGATCAAGCCGAAAAACATGACGCTGGAGGAGCTGGAGCGCGAGCTGGGCAGGGCGAGCCAGAAGTTCTTCATGCACAAGTTCCAGAACCTGCACCAGCTTTCCCCCTGGAAGCAGGAGTTCATGCTCGCGGTGTTCGACATCCTGATCAACAACTCGTACCTGGCCGGCCAGATGCGGGCCATGATGAAGCAGGGTGGGCAGATGCCGCCCGAGGTGCAGGCGCTGGTCAAAAGCGTGAAGGGGATGCAGCGGGCGCAGGATGATGCCCAGTCGCACCCCCACACCTTTGCGCCGATCCCCTGA
- a CDS encoding response regulator yields the protein MLLVDDDQKYRRLVGSIIADSGFEVSQAGDAEEALAALADKRFTLMLTDLQMPGLDGLELAALAQRLDPDMEIVLVSAAVSTEVQARACRLAVPMVDKPGRVDEVLAVIASLR from the coding sequence GTGTTGTTGGTTGACGACGATCAGAAGTACCGCCGGCTGGTGGGCAGCATCATCGCCGACTCCGGATTCGAAGTCAGCCAGGCCGGCGATGCGGAGGAGGCACTGGCCGCCTTGGCCGACAAGCGGTTCACCCTGATGTTGACGGACCTGCAGATGCCGGGGCTGGATGGCCTCGAGCTTGCGGCCCTGGCGCAGCGGCTGGACCCTGACATGGAAATAGTGCTGGTCTCGGCAGCGGTTTCCACCGAGGTGCAGGCGCGCGCCTGCCGACTCGCGGTCCCGATGGTCGACAAGCCCGGCAGGGTGGATGAAGTCCTGGCCGTCATTGCGTCCTTGCGTTGA
- a CDS encoding ASKHA domain-containing protein gives MSSSRGLAAAFDLGTTTIAASLVDQATGERLAVTGAMNPQRRWGADVLARLTAGEDPETLRAMQSVLAAEMDRMTGVLLDQAGASPADLVQVAIAGNPSMETIALALPVESLAHPPFRPLFSAGKSVTTLDLGWSRDYPCYLLPLPGGFVGGDLLAFLFGLPEAPAPGTLFLDVGTNAEIALFDGERYLATSAAAGPAFEGGNLKCGMAALPGAVSGVEIKGDRLLLFTIAGAPPCGICGTGVLDTVAALLEQGVIDPTGRLLPAAEIDSNLGNRVQEVNAIPAFVLHRDAKSFVYLDQEDIRALQLAKGAMRGGMEILLGKANLSMDDVARVVLTGSFGAVLSPDVLKKVGIFNEKMVRITGFIKEGALAGVERVLVDADGCERMEHLAQKVRVIPLSGTPLFEKHFLANIDFPKP, from the coding sequence TTGTCTTCGTCTAGGGGGCTCGCCGCCGCTTTCGACCTGGGCACCACCACCATAGCTGCGTCGCTTGTCGATCAGGCCACCGGAGAACGGCTGGCCGTCACCGGCGCCATGAATCCCCAGCGCCGCTGGGGAGCCGACGTCCTCGCCCGCCTCACCGCCGGGGAAGATCCCGAAACCCTGCGCGCGATGCAGTCCGTCCTGGCCGCCGAGATGGATCGCATGACCGGTGTGCTGTTGGACCAGGCCGGGGCGTCGCCCGCAGATCTTGTTCAAGTGGCCATCGCCGGCAACCCCTCCATGGAAACCATCGCCCTGGCCCTGCCGGTAGAGTCGTTGGCCCATCCTCCGTTTCGCCCCCTCTTTTCCGCCGGAAAATCCGTAACCACCCTCGACCTTGGCTGGAGCCGCGACTATCCGTGCTACCTGCTGCCGCTTCCGGGCGGGTTCGTCGGCGGCGACCTTCTTGCCTTTCTCTTCGGACTGCCTGAGGCGCCCGCACCCGGAACCCTCTTCCTGGACGTCGGCACCAACGCCGAGATCGCCCTTTTCGACGGCGAGCGTTACCTCGCCACCTCGGCCGCGGCCGGTCCCGCCTTCGAAGGTGGCAACCTCAAGTGCGGCATGGCCGCGCTACCCGGTGCGGTGAGCGGGGTCGAGATAAAAGGGGACAGGCTTCTTTTATTCACCATCGCCGGCGCTCCCCCCTGCGGTATTTGCGGTACGGGCGTCCTGGACACGGTGGCTGCCCTTTTGGAGCAGGGCGTCATCGATCCAACCGGCAGGCTCCTCCCCGCTGCCGAGATCGACTCCAACCTGGGCAACCGGGTGCAGGAGGTGAACGCAATCCCCGCCTTCGTGCTGCACCGGGACGCCAAAAGTTTCGTTTATCTCGACCAGGAGGACATCCGGGCACTGCAGCTCGCCAAGGGGGCGATGCGCGGCGGCATGGAGATCCTCCTGGGCAAGGCGAACCTGTCCATGGACGACGTTGCGCGGGTGGTGCTGACCGGTTCCTTCGGCGCCGTGCTGTCGCCGGATGTGCTAAAAAAGGTTGGAATTTTCAACGAAAAAATGGTAAGAATCACCGGATTTATCAAGGAAGGGGCGCTGGCCGGCGTGGAGCGCGTGCTGGTCGACGCGGATGGCTGCGAACGGATGGAACACCTGGCGCAAAAGGTCCGTGTCATTCCCCTTTCCGGCACACCGCTCTTCGAAAAGCACTTCCTGGCCAATATAGATTTCCCGAAACCCTAA
- the thiC gene encoding phosphomethylpyrimidine synthase ThiC, whose product MTQLEYARKGIITDKMKTAALAEGVDAEFIRAGIAAGNIIICHNNKHVNGTPLAVGKGLRTKVNANIGSSADDLNIDKELEKARVAVASGADAIMDLSTGGPVDEIRRAVIAETPACIGTVPLYQAALDAVRKHKKAIVEMTVEDIFQGVIKHAEDGVDFITVHCGVTRSTVERMRKEGRIMDVVSRGGAFTIEWMAHNNAENPLYEHFDRLLEITKAYDMTLSLGDGFRPGCLADATDRAQIHELIILGELTQRAQEYGVQVMIEGPGHMPLNQIEANILLQKRLCHGAPFYVLGPLVTDIAPGYDHITSAIGGTIAAAAGADFLCYVTPSEHLKLPSVEDVREGVMASRIAAHAADIVKGVKGAIEKDNQMARCRKKLDWEGQFALAIDPVKARRLREESGVADHGACTMCGEFCAYKVMDDATERERANAACA is encoded by the coding sequence ATGACCCAGCTGGAATACGCCCGCAAGGGGATCATCACCGACAAGATGAAGACGGCAGCCCTCGCCGAGGGGGTCGACGCCGAGTTCATCCGCGCCGGGATCGCCGCCGGGAACATCATCATCTGCCATAACAACAAGCACGTGAACGGCACCCCGCTCGCGGTAGGCAAGGGGTTGAGGACCAAGGTCAACGCCAACATCGGCAGCTCCGCCGACGACCTCAACATCGACAAGGAACTGGAAAAGGCGCGTGTGGCGGTGGCCAGCGGCGCCGACGCCATCATGGACCTCTCCACAGGCGGCCCGGTCGACGAGATCCGCCGCGCCGTGATCGCGGAGACCCCGGCCTGCATCGGCACCGTGCCGCTGTACCAGGCGGCACTCGACGCGGTGAGAAAGCACAAAAAGGCGATCGTCGAGATGACCGTGGAAGACATCTTCCAGGGGGTCATCAAGCATGCCGAGGACGGCGTCGACTTCATCACCGTGCACTGCGGCGTGACCCGCTCCACCGTCGAGCGCATGCGCAAGGAAGGGCGCATCATGGACGTGGTTTCCCGCGGCGGCGCCTTCACCATCGAGTGGATGGCGCACAACAACGCCGAGAACCCGCTTTACGAGCACTTCGACCGTCTGCTGGAGATCACCAAGGCGTACGACATGACCCTGTCGCTGGGAGATGGTTTCCGCCCCGGCTGCCTGGCCGACGCCACCGACCGCGCTCAGATCCACGAGTTGATCATCCTGGGCGAGCTCACCCAGCGTGCCCAGGAGTACGGCGTGCAGGTGATGATCGAGGGTCCGGGCCACATGCCGCTGAACCAGATCGAGGCCAACATCCTTTTGCAGAAGCGTCTTTGCCATGGCGCCCCCTTCTACGTCTTGGGGCCGCTGGTCACCGACATCGCCCCGGGCTACGACCACATCACCTCCGCCATCGGCGGGACCATCGCCGCCGCGGCCGGTGCCGACTTCCTGTGCTACGTGACCCCGTCCGAGCACCTGAAGCTCCCGAGCGTCGAGGACGTGCGTGAGGGCGTGATGGCGTCGCGCATCGCAGCCCACGCCGCCGACATCGTCAAAGGGGTCAAGGGGGCCATCGAGAAGGACAACCAGATGGCGCGCTGCAGGAAGAAGCTCGATTGGGAAGGTCAGTTCGCGCTCGCCATCGACCCGGTCAAGGCGCGTCGTCTGCGCGAGGAGTCCGGCGTTGCCGACCACGGCGCCTGCACCATGTGTGGCGAGTTCTGCGCCTACAAGGTGATGGACGACGCCACCGAGCGCGAGCGCGCCAACGCCGCCTGCGCATAG
- the selD gene encoding selenide, water dikinase SelD — MTDKVRLTTMVQAAGUAAKLGPAGLEDAIRDITRSDDPNLIVGVEGAEDAGIYRIGESLALVETTDIITPLVDDPFTFGRIAAANALSDVYAMGGKPVTAMNLAFFPACSLPTPVLAAILAGGSDALKEAGCCLVGGHTVEDDELKFGLAVTGLIDPSRIVRNCTARPGDVLILTKPLGTGIVSTAIKAEMIDGALAQEAIGWMTALNAKACELMVACNATAATDVTGFGFIGHACEMALGAKVTFRIELSRVPIMSGVPALIDDGMVPAGCYRNRQHYESHVIGSGGDALLPLFDPQTSGGLLISLAPDDARDFLARADESGLFAAAIGEVEPAGGSAIVFV; from the coding sequence ATGACTGACAAGGTACGTCTTACAACGATGGTGCAGGCGGCGGGTTGAGCTGCCAAACTGGGCCCGGCGGGCCTGGAAGATGCCATCCGCGACATAACCCGCTCGGACGACCCCAACCTCATCGTGGGTGTCGAGGGCGCCGAGGATGCGGGGATCTACCGCATAGGGGAAAGCCTTGCCCTGGTGGAGACGACCGACATCATCACGCCGCTGGTGGATGATCCCTTTACCTTCGGCCGCATCGCCGCGGCCAACGCTCTCTCCGACGTCTACGCCATGGGCGGCAAACCGGTGACGGCGATGAACCTCGCCTTCTTCCCGGCCTGCTCGCTGCCGACCCCGGTGCTGGCCGCGATCCTCGCCGGCGGTTCCGATGCGCTCAAGGAGGCGGGTTGCTGCCTGGTCGGCGGCCATACCGTCGAAGACGACGAGCTGAAATTCGGCCTCGCGGTCACCGGCCTCATCGATCCCTCCCGCATCGTGAGAAACTGCACCGCCCGCCCCGGGGACGTCCTCATCCTTACCAAGCCGCTCGGGACCGGCATCGTCTCCACCGCCATCAAGGCGGAGATGATCGACGGCGCCCTGGCACAGGAAGCGATCGGCTGGATGACAGCGCTCAACGCCAAGGCGTGCGAACTGATGGTCGCCTGCAACGCTACTGCCGCCACCGACGTGACCGGTTTCGGTTTCATCGGCCACGCCTGCGAGATGGCGCTCGGCGCCAAGGTAACCTTCCGCATCGAACTCTCCCGGGTGCCCATCATGTCCGGCGTCCCGGCCCTCATCGACGACGGCATGGTCCCCGCCGGCTGCTACCGCAATCGCCAGCATTACGAGTCCCACGTCATCGGCTCCGGCGGCGATGCCTTGCTGCCGCTCTTCGACCCGCAGACCTCCGGGGGACTCCTCATCTCTCTTGCCCCCGACGACGCCCGTGATTTCCTTGCCCGTGCCGATGAGTCCGGCCTCTTCGCCGCAGCGATCGGCGAGGTCGAGCCCGCCGGGGGGAGCGCCATTGTCTTCGTCTAG
- the thiD gene encoding bifunctional hydroxymethylpyrimidine kinase/phosphomethylpyrimidine kinase, protein MLRLVVDHSGKERRVAGLYLITDQGERLVPRVREALSSGGVTLLQYRDKLRSFDERLALGSDLKHLCAEFQVQFIVNDDLELAVALDADGLHLGQEDGDPAAARAALGPKKLIGISTHSVAEALAAQEAGADYIGFGSLYPTETKDVEYLQSPEVLAELRQQVQIPIVAIGGITRDNACPVIDAGADAIAVISAVLSSRSPGLAATELSLLFNRTQMQPRGAVLTIAGSDSGGGAGIQADLKTITLLGSYGASAITALTAQNTRGVTGIHPSPPEFLAEQIDAVLSDIPIDVVKIGMLCSPENAEIVADKLTAYEMRMVVLDPVMSAKGGVALLEDEALSVLKKRLVPASYLVTPNIPEAEALTGLTITDSAGMELAARALHLMGARHVLVKGGHLTEGVVTDILFDGNSFTRFSAPRVLTRNTHGTGCTLASAIASNLAQGEPLPTAILRAKLFVTRAIKYSQPLGKGHGPVNHFLAAREQGE, encoded by the coding sequence TTGTTAAGACTCGTAGTGGACCACAGCGGGAAGGAACGGCGTGTAGCTGGACTGTACCTGATCACGGACCAGGGCGAACGCCTGGTGCCCCGGGTACGTGAGGCGCTCTCCAGCGGCGGCGTCACGCTGCTGCAATACCGCGACAAGCTGCGCAGCTTCGACGAGCGCCTGGCGCTGGGAAGCGACCTGAAACACCTGTGCGCCGAGTTCCAGGTGCAGTTCATCGTGAACGACGACCTGGAACTGGCAGTGGCGCTGGACGCCGACGGACTGCACCTGGGACAGGAAGACGGCGACCCGGCCGCGGCGCGGGCCGCCCTTGGGCCGAAGAAGCTGATCGGCATCTCCACCCATTCTGTCGCAGAGGCGCTCGCCGCCCAGGAGGCGGGTGCGGACTACATCGGCTTCGGCTCCCTCTACCCCACCGAGACAAAAGACGTCGAGTACCTGCAAAGCCCGGAAGTACTGGCCGAGTTGAGGCAGCAGGTGCAGATCCCTATCGTGGCCATCGGCGGCATCACCAGGGACAACGCCTGCCCGGTCATCGACGCCGGGGCGGACGCCATAGCGGTCATTTCCGCGGTCCTTTCCTCCCGCTCGCCCGGCCTGGCCGCGACGGAACTGTCGCTTTTGTTCAACCGCACCCAGATGCAACCGCGCGGCGCGGTGCTCACCATTGCCGGCAGCGATTCGGGCGGCGGCGCCGGCATCCAGGCAGATCTCAAGACCATCACGCTGCTGGGGAGCTACGGCGCCTCGGCCATCACCGCCCTCACCGCGCAGAACACCCGGGGCGTCACCGGCATCCACCCCTCCCCTCCCGAATTCCTGGCTGAGCAGATCGACGCTGTGCTGTCGGACATCCCCATCGACGTGGTGAAGATCGGCATGCTCTGCTCGCCGGAAAACGCCGAGATCGTGGCCGACAAGCTGACGGCCTACGAGATGAGGATGGTGGTGCTCGATCCCGTGATGAGCGCGAAGGGCGGGGTCGCACTGCTCGAGGACGAGGCGCTCTCGGTGCTGAAAAAACGGCTCGTGCCGGCCAGCTACCTGGTCACCCCCAACATCCCGGAAGCGGAAGCCCTCACCGGCCTCACCATCACCGACAGCGCCGGGATGGAACTGGCCGCCCGCGCGCTGCACCTCATGGGCGCCAGGCACGTGCTGGTCAAGGGGGGGCACCTGACCGAAGGGGTGGTGACCGACATCCTCTTCGACGGCAACAGTTTCACCCGTTTCAGCGCGCCCCGCGTGCTCACCCGCAACACCCACGGCACCGGTTGCACCCTGGCCTCCGCCATCGCGAGCAACCTGGCCCAGGGAGAGCCGCTGCCGACCGCGATTCTGCGCGCGAAGCTGTTTGTTACCCGCGCCATCAAGTATTCCCAGCCGCTCGGCAAGGGACACGGACCGGTGAACCATTTCCTGGCGGCACGGGAGCAGGGGGAGTAG
- the alr gene encoding alanine racemase, translating to MDSRPTVVEIDLAALRHNFGLVQKKVPQGCGILAVVKADAYGHGFQYVSEELEKLGVDAFAVAFLAEGVQLRMSGIYRPVLILGGVYPGEERRCIGLNISTALYSLEQAAALDRAALEIKCYRKAKIHLKVDTGMGRLGVTWDNVPEFLEQLKQFKNLEMEGIFSHFASADELDPDGLAFTKLQAERFNAAVVEARRQGFDPRYVHVANSAAILAADLPFCNLVRPGIILYGAAPSRDFADENSALPVMKLKSRVAMLKWVEPGTSISYGRRYVADKRALIASVPVGYADGYCRSLTNKGEALIRGQRARVAGTVCMDWIMLDVTDIEGVAVGDDVTLLGPDPMGDRISAEELAQKAGTIPYEIMCGIATRRVRRVYIG from the coding sequence ATGGACAGTCGTCCGACGGTGGTCGAGATAGATCTCGCCGCACTCAGGCACAACTTCGGGTTGGTCCAGAAGAAGGTGCCCCAGGGGTGCGGCATTCTTGCCGTGGTCAAGGCTGATGCCTACGGCCACGGTTTCCAGTACGTTTCCGAGGAGCTGGAGAAGCTCGGGGTGGACGCCTTCGCCGTTGCCTTCCTGGCGGAGGGCGTGCAACTGCGCATGAGCGGCATCTACCGGCCGGTGCTTATCCTGGGCGGGGTCTATCCCGGCGAGGAGAGGCGCTGCATCGGGTTGAACATCTCCACCGCGCTCTACTCGCTGGAGCAGGCGGCCGCGCTCGACCGGGCGGCCCTGGAGATAAAGTGCTACCGCAAGGCGAAGATCCACCTGAAGGTCGATACCGGCATGGGACGCCTCGGCGTCACCTGGGACAACGTGCCCGAATTCCTCGAGCAGTTGAAGCAGTTCAAGAACCTGGAGATGGAAGGGATCTTCTCCCACTTCGCCAGTGCCGACGAGCTCGATCCGGACGGCCTCGCCTTCACCAAGCTTCAGGCCGAGCGCTTCAACGCCGCAGTCGTCGAGGCGAGGCGCCAGGGATTCGATCCCCGTTATGTCCATGTCGCCAACAGCGCCGCCATTCTCGCCGCCGATCTACCCTTTTGCAACCTGGTACGGCCGGGCATCATCCTCTACGGCGCCGCGCCCAGCCGCGATTTCGCCGATGAAAACTCAGCGTTGCCGGTCATGAAGCTGAAGAGCCGGGTGGCCATGCTCAAATGGGTGGAGCCTGGGACCAGCATCAGCTACGGCAGGCGCTACGTCGCCGACAAGCGTGCGCTCATCGCCAGCGTTCCCGTGGGCTACGCCGACGGTTATTGCCGCAGTCTCACCAACAAGGGTGAGGCGCTGATCCGCGGCCAGCGGGCGCGCGTTGCCGGCACCGTCTGCATGGACTGGATCATGCTCGACGTGACCGATATCGAGGGGGTTGCCGTGGGGGATGACGTGACACTCCTGGGACCCGACCCCATGGGCGACCGCATCTCAGCCGAGGAACTGGCCCAGAAAGCCGGCACCATCCCTTACGAGATCATGTGCGGCATCGCCACCCGCCGCGTGCGCAGGGTGTATATTGGGTAA
- a CDS encoding heavy metal response regulator transcription factor, which yields MNFLIIEDSEKTAEQLRKGLAEVSINADIAGDGLKGLAMAKEKAYDLIILDLMLPGIDGFEVVKRLRQAGMSTPVIMLTARDEVHDRICGLQSGADDYLVKPFSFGELCARIQALLRRGQVLQQDEVQVADLTVNFFARKATRSGKHLELTPKEFALLSMLIRRAGEVQSRLRIAESVWNLGFDANMKIVDVKLAGLRAKVDGPFDKKLIHTVRGVGYVLEDRDE from the coding sequence ATGAATTTCCTGATCATTGAAGATTCTGAAAAAACCGCGGAACAGCTTCGCAAAGGTTTGGCGGAGGTCAGCATCAACGCGGACATCGCCGGCGACGGCCTGAAGGGGCTCGCCATGGCGAAGGAGAAGGCGTACGACCTGATCATTCTCGACCTGATGCTTCCGGGCATCGACGGCTTCGAGGTGGTGAAACGGCTGCGCCAGGCGGGAATGAGCACGCCGGTGATCATGCTCACCGCGCGCGACGAGGTGCACGACCGGATCTGCGGCCTGCAGTCCGGGGCCGACGATTACCTGGTCAAACCGTTCTCCTTCGGGGAGCTCTGTGCCCGCATCCAGGCGCTTTTGCGCCGCGGCCAGGTGCTGCAGCAGGACGAGGTCCAGGTGGCCGATCTTACCGTCAACTTCTTCGCCCGCAAGGCGACCCGCTCCGGAAAACACCTGGAGTTGACCCCCAAGGAGTTCGCGCTCCTCTCCATGCTGATCCGCCGTGCCGGCGAGGTGCAGTCACGCCTGCGCATCGCGGAGTCGGTATGGAACCTCGGCTTCGATGCCAACATGAAGATCGTGGACGTGAAGCTGGCGGGGCTGCGGGCCAAGGTGGACGGCCCCTTCGACAAGAAGCTTATCCACACCGTGCGCGGCGTGGGCTACGTCCTCGAGGACCGCGATGAGTGA